A single window of Candidatus Finniella inopinata DNA harbors:
- the rpoB gene encoding DNA-directed RNA polymerase subunit beta, whose protein sequence is MSRSYTGRKRFRKSFGRIEEVAPLPNLIALQKSSYENFLQRDVPAEARHNVGLQEVFKSVFPIKDYAGKSQLEFFRYGFDVPKYDEEECRQRGLTFAAPLKVTFRLVVWDVDTDTGSKSIRDIKEQDVYMGDIPLMTDRGTFIVNGIERVIVSQMHRSPGVFFDHDRGKTHSSGKILFAARIVPYRGSWLDFEFDPKDTMYVRVDRRRKLPVTTFLMALEGEHSAKLADKKSKALGSGPSAVGMSREEILNTFYGIITYAKTKTGWVTDFKPEQWKGVKLTTDLIDANTGAVVAEVGTKMTPRLTKKLSSEGLEKIKISPEEIVGHYIANDYINEKTGEIYLEAGDEITKDNLIAIEEIGITELPVLAIDHINVGAYLLNTLMADRNHNREEALMDIYRALRPGEPPTIEGGEILFKGLFFDPERYDLSAVGRVKMNARLGLKTSDAVRTLRKEDVVEIIKILLELKDGRGEIDDIDNLGNRRVRSVGELLENQYRVGVVRMERAIRERMGAVDIDTVMPHDLINAKPAAAAIREFFGSSQLSQFMDQTNPLSEITHKRRLSALGPGGLSRDRASFEVRDVHPTHYGRICPIETPEGPNIGLINSLATYARVNQYGFIESPYRKVADGKASREVVYLTAMEEVRHTIAQASLKMDKQGNILDEFVTCRRSGEFGIVSRSEVNLIDVSPKQLVSVAASLIPFLENDDASRALMGSNMQRQAVPLIKTEAPLIGTGMEHIVAQDSGASVIAKHSGVVEQVDGRRIVVHVTDEGEVQQGNAGVDIYNLMKFQGSNMSTCINQKPLVKKGDIVKKGDVIADGPATDLGELALGRNTLVAFMSWQGYNFEDSILISERIAHDDVFTSIHIDGFETMARDTKLGNEDITRDIPNVGEEALRNLDEAGVVYVGAEVGPGDILVGKVTPKGEVPMTPEEKLLRAIFGEKASDVRDSSLRVPPGVSGTVVEVRIFSRRGVDRDERSIAIERQEIERLAKDRDAERAILERGFHQRLQEKLFGRKVVAGPKGMKSGSIIDANLLAEFGHSQWRQIVIDDETIMTELEAIKKQFDASISRLVAVFEDKVDKLRRGDELPPGVLKMVKVFIAVKRKLQPGDKMAGRHGNKGVVSKIVPLEDMPYLEDGTPVDIVLNPLGVPSRMNVGQILETHLGAAAAGFGKRIDSMLTDYRNQNAKLEDLRKTIGDAYEDEKDRSDIKKLNEDDLVELATNLRKGVPMATPVFDGAGLEDIENQLKKAGLDTSGQVTLYDGRSGEAFDRKATVGYIYMLKLHHLVDDKIHARSIGPYSLVTQQPLGGKAQFGGQRFGEMEVWALEAYGAAYTLQEMLTVKSDDVSGRMKVYEAIVRGDDNMEAGIPESFNVLVKELRSLGLNLSFELKS, encoded by the coding sequence ATGTCAAGATCGTATACGGGACGAAAAAGATTTCGCAAGTCATTTGGGCGAATTGAAGAGGTAGCACCTTTACCCAATTTGATAGCTTTGCAAAAGTCTTCATATGAAAATTTTTTGCAAAGGGATGTTCCGGCAGAGGCACGCCATAATGTGGGTCTGCAGGAAGTTTTTAAGTCGGTTTTCCCGATTAAAGATTATGCTGGGAAATCTCAGTTGGAATTTTTCCGATATGGTTTTGATGTTCCTAAATACGACGAGGAAGAATGTCGTCAACGGGGTTTAACCTTTGCAGCACCACTGAAGGTTACATTTCGATTGGTAGTCTGGGATGTAGACACTGATACCGGTTCCAAGTCCATTCGCGACATTAAAGAACAAGATGTTTACATGGGTGATATCCCCCTTATGACAGATCGGGGCACATTTATTGTTAATGGGATTGAACGCGTTATCGTTTCCCAAATGCATCGCAGTCCTGGGGTGTTTTTCGACCATGACCGTGGAAAAACACATTCTTCAGGCAAGATTTTATTTGCAGCACGAATTGTACCTTATCGTGGTTCATGGCTAGATTTTGAATTTGATCCAAAAGATACGATGTACGTTCGAGTTGATCGTAGGCGTAAATTGCCTGTGACAACTTTTCTGATGGCCTTAGAGGGCGAGCATAGTGCAAAACTAGCTGATAAGAAATCCAAAGCTTTGGGTTCAGGTCCTTCTGCCGTTGGAATGTCACGTGAAGAAATTCTGAACACGTTTTATGGCATTATCACTTATGCTAAAACAAAAACAGGTTGGGTGACTGATTTCAAGCCTGAGCAGTGGAAGGGCGTTAAGTTAACAACAGATTTGATTGATGCTAATACCGGAGCAGTTGTAGCCGAGGTTGGCACCAAAATGACCCCCCGCCTTACAAAAAAACTTTCTTCGGAAGGCCTAGAAAAAATCAAAATTTCTCCCGAAGAAATTGTAGGTCATTATATTGCCAATGATTACATCAACGAAAAAACAGGTGAAATCTATTTAGAAGCCGGCGACGAAATTACAAAAGATAATTTGATCGCTATTGAAGAAATTGGCATTACTGAATTGCCTGTTTTAGCAATCGACCATATTAATGTCGGTGCCTACTTGCTAAACACATTGATGGCGGATCGTAATCATAACCGCGAAGAAGCTTTGATGGACATTTACCGTGCCTTGCGCCCGGGTGAACCACCGACCATTGAAGGTGGTGAGATTCTGTTCAAAGGATTGTTTTTTGACCCTGAGCGCTATGATTTATCAGCAGTAGGACGCGTTAAGATGAACGCGCGTTTAGGACTAAAGACTTCCGATGCTGTTCGGACTTTGAGAAAAGAAGACGTAGTTGAAATTATTAAGATCTTGCTTGAGCTAAAAGACGGACGTGGTGAGATTGATGATATCGACAACCTTGGGAACCGTCGGGTTCGATCTGTTGGTGAGTTATTAGAAAATCAGTACCGTGTTGGTGTTGTCCGAATGGAACGTGCCATTCGTGAAAGAATGGGGGCTGTTGATATTGACACAGTAATGCCTCATGACTTGATCAATGCTAAGCCAGCAGCTGCAGCTATACGTGAATTTTTTGGATCTTCGCAGTTATCGCAATTTATGGATCAGACAAATCCTTTGTCGGAAATTACCCATAAGCGTCGTTTGTCAGCATTAGGGCCAGGTGGTTTGTCAAGAGATAGAGCAAGCTTTGAAGTGCGAGATGTTCATCCAACCCACTATGGAAGAATTTGCCCTATCGAGACGCCTGAAGGACCGAATATTGGTCTGATCAACTCTTTGGCTACGTATGCACGCGTGAATCAATACGGGTTTATTGAAAGCCCTTACCGCAAAGTTGCCGATGGCAAAGCTTCTAGGGAGGTTGTTTATTTAACGGCTATGGAAGAAGTTCGTCACACGATTGCTCAGGCAAGTCTTAAGATGGATAAGCAAGGTAATATCCTTGATGAGTTCGTCACCTGCAGGCGTTCTGGTGAATTTGGCATTGTTTCACGGTCAGAGGTTAACTTAATTGACGTTTCTCCAAAACAGTTGGTGTCTGTTGCGGCATCGCTGATTCCTTTTTTGGAAAATGACGACGCCAGCCGTGCCTTAATGGGATCGAACATGCAACGCCAAGCCGTACCTTTGATAAAGACAGAGGCGCCCTTAATCGGAACAGGCATGGAACACATTGTAGCCCAAGATTCTGGCGCAAGTGTTATAGCCAAGCATTCTGGTGTTGTTGAGCAGGTTGATGGAAGGCGTATTGTCGTCCACGTCACCGATGAGGGTGAAGTTCAACAAGGGAACGCTGGTGTTGATATCTATAACCTGATGAAGTTCCAAGGTTCTAACATGAGTACCTGTATTAACCAGAAGCCTTTGGTTAAGAAGGGTGACATCGTTAAAAAAGGGGACGTAATTGCAGACGGACCTGCTACTGATCTTGGTGAATTAGCCTTAGGTCGTAACACCCTAGTCGCATTTATGTCTTGGCAAGGATATAACTTTGAGGACTCAATCCTTATTTCTGAACGCATTGCCCATGATGACGTCTTTACATCGATTCATATTGATGGATTCGAGACCATGGCGCGAGATACGAAACTTGGTAATGAAGACATCACCCGTGATATTCCTAACGTCGGTGAAGAAGCCCTTAGAAATCTTGATGAGGCCGGTGTAGTTTACGTCGGTGCTGAAGTTGGGCCTGGGGATATTCTGGTTGGTAAGGTAACGCCAAAAGGCGAAGTGCCAATGACACCGGAAGAAAAGTTATTGCGCGCAATATTCGGCGAAAAAGCCTCAGATGTCCGCGATAGCTCGTTACGGGTTCCACCTGGCGTTTCAGGGACCGTTGTTGAAGTTAGAATCTTTTCAAGACGCGGTGTTGATCGTGATGAACGTTCCATTGCAATTGAACGCCAAGAAATTGAGCGTTTGGCTAAGGACAGAGACGCAGAGCGAGCCATATTAGAGCGGGGTTTTCATCAACGTCTTCAAGAAAAACTTTTTGGACGCAAAGTTGTCGCAGGACCTAAGGGAATGAAGTCTGGTTCGATAATTGATGCGAATTTGCTGGCAGAATTTGGCCATTCTCAATGGCGTCAAATTGTTATTGATGATGAAACCATCATGACTGAGCTGGAGGCTATTAAGAAGCAGTTTGATGCGAGTATCTCTCGTTTGGTCGCCGTATTTGAAGACAAAGTTGACAAACTAAGACGGGGCGATGAGCTTCCGCCTGGTGTTTTGAAAATGGTTAAGGTCTTCATTGCTGTGAAAAGAAAATTGCAGCCCGGTGACAAAATGGCTGGACGTCATGGGAACAAAGGTGTGGTGTCAAAAATTGTTCCTTTGGAAGATATGCCGTATCTTGAAGACGGAACGCCAGTAGACATTGTTTTGAACCCTTTGGGTGTGCCGTCTCGTATGAACGTGGGTCAAATTTTAGAGACCCATTTGGGTGCGGCAGCTGCAGGTTTTGGCAAACGTATAGATTCGATGTTAACTGATTATCGCAATCAGAATGCCAAACTGGAAGACTTAAGGAAGACAATTGGCGATGCTTACGAGGATGAAAAAGATAGGTCTGACATCAAGAAACTGAATGAGGATGACTTGGTTGAATTGGCCACGAATTTGCGCAAAGGTGTGCCCATGGCAACGCCAGTTTTTGACGGAGCTGGTTTGGAAGATATTGAAAATCAGCTTAAAAAAGCTGGATTGGATACAAGTGGCCAGGTTACTTTGTATGATGGTCGTTCAGGTGAGGCGTTTGATCGTAAAGCGACAGTTGGTTACATCTATATGCTGAAATTACACCACCTGGTTGATGACAAGATACATGCGCGTTCAATTGGACCTTATAGTTTGGTGACCCAGCAACCTTTGGGTGGTAAAGCCCAGTTTGGTGGGCAGCGTTTTGGTGAAATGGAAGTGTGGGCATTGGAAGCATATGGTGCTGCATATACTTTGCAGGAAATGTTGACCGTTAAATCAGACGATGTGTCGGGTCGTATGAAAGTTTATGAAGCGATCGTGCGTGGTGATGACAATATGGAAGCTGGTATTCCCGAATCATTTAACGTTCTTGTTAAGGAATTGCGTTCGCTTGGTTTGAACTTAAGTTTTGAGTTGAAAAGCTAA
- the rplL gene encoding 50S ribosomal protein L7/L12, with amino-acid sequence MANKLEKIVEELSKLTVMEAAELSKLLEETWGVSAAAAVAVAAPAAAAEAAEVKTEFDVYLDEAGPNKINVIKEVRVITGLGLKEAKDLVEGAPKVVKQAVSKDEADKIKAQLEKEGAKASVK; translated from the coding sequence ATGGCTAATAAATTAGAGAAAATTGTAGAAGAATTGTCAAAATTAACAGTTATGGAAGCTGCTGAGCTTTCAAAGTTGTTGGAAGAAACCTGGGGTGTTAGTGCGGCTGCTGCCGTTGCTGTTGCAGCCCCTGCCGCTGCTGCTGAAGCTGCGGAAGTTAAAACAGAGTTTGACGTTTATTTGGACGAAGCGGGCCCTAACAAAATTAACGTGATTAAAGAAGTTCGCGTTATTACCGGTTTGGGTCTGAAAGAAGCCAAAGATTTGGTAGAAGGTGCGCCAAAAGTTGTTAAGCAAGCCGTATCAAAAGATGAAGCTGATAAAATTAAAGCTCAGTTAGAAAAAGAAGGCGCTAAAGCTTCTGTAAAATAA